The proteins below come from a single Macrobrachium nipponense isolate FS-2020 chromosome 17, ASM1510439v2, whole genome shotgun sequence genomic window:
- the LOC135195967 gene encoding larval cuticle protein 65Ag1-like, giving the protein MKLIILASLAVVSLAAPRPDKPVPAPAPSYGAPSQRSFDHSAENIASILRDERQMSDDASSYNFAIETEDGIQREEFGSAIDDGSAEGAVAQSGKVSFTLPDGQQFELTFVADENGFQPQSSFLPVAPEFPHEIPQFVLDQIEKARREDEEAARSGPRSSGAPSQDTDNLRHQHTAIVSLSLERRYLCMN; this is encoded by the exons ATGAAGCTT ATCATCCTCGCCTCCTTGGCCGTCGTGTCCCTGGCCGCCCCCAGGCCCGACAAACCCGTCCCAGCCCCCGCTCCCTCCTACGGCGCCCCCTCCCAGAGATCCTTCGACCACTCCGCCGAAAACATAGCCTCCATCCTCCGCGACGAGAGGCAGATGTCTGACGACGCCAGCAGCTACAACTTCGCCATCGAGACTGAGGACGGAATCCAACGCGAGGAATTCGGTTCCGCCATCGACGACGGAAGCGCTGAAGGAGCCGTCGCTCAGAGCGGAAAGGTCTC CTTCACCCTCCCCGACGGCCAACAGTTCGAGCTGACCTTCGTGGCTGACGAGAATGGCTTCCAGCCCCAGTCTTCCTTCCTGCCAGTCGCTCCCGAATTCCCCCACGAAATTCCCCAGTTCGTCCTCGACCAGATCGAAAAGGCAAGACGCGAGGACGAGGAAGCTGCCCGCTCCGGCCCACGAAGCAGCGGTGCCCCATCTCAGGATACTGATAACCTCAGACATCAGCACACTGCAATTGTGTCATTGTCTCTGGAACgaagatatttatgcatgaattaA